In a single window of the Zea mays cultivar B73 chromosome 5, Zm-B73-REFERENCE-NAM-5.0, whole genome shotgun sequence genome:
- the LOC103627979 gene encoding UDP-glycosyltransferase 83A1 codes for MGTPTAAPHVMVLPFPAQGHVTPLMELSHRLVDRGFQVTFVSTEPVHALVLDAMRSSSPGPAGDGSAQLNGIRLASVPDGLADGADRRDLSRFLDALSLCVPGHVERLIRETKVEWLVGDVNMGVCFQAARKLGVRVAAVFPASAACLGTLFKVPQLIEEGYFCDKGLRLTHLSVQQINAGFPKRHGLFELAPGMPPMCPSQMPWSIDGDVAGQEVAYQLVTRNTQAARVHAEVIVCNSFRDAEAAALELFPSILPIGPLFADEELMRPVAQMLPEDTGCLPWLDARADGSVVYIAFGSFAIVNPRQFEELALGLERTGRPFLWVVRPGFTAGNELSKQAWFDEFQCRVAGRGMVVSWCPQQKVLAHRAVACFVSHCGWNSTMEGVRNGARFLCWPYFVDQFANRSYVCDIWRTGLAVSPGEDGVVTKEEVSSKVDRVAGDEGIADRARVLKDAACRCVAEGGSSHENFNRFVHLLRG; via the exons ATGGGCACGCCCACTGCGGCGCCCCACGTCATGGTGCTGCCGTTCCCGGCGCAGGGCCACGTTACGCCGCTCATGGAGCTGTCGCACCGCCTCGTCGACCGCGGCTTCCAGGTCACCTTCGTCAGCACCGAGCCCGTCCACGCCCTCGTGCTCGACGCCATGCGGTCGTCGTCGCCGGGCCCTGCCGGTGATGGCAGCGCGCAGCTGAACGGGATCCGGCTGGCGTCCGTTCCAGATGGGCTGGCCGACGGCGCCGACCGCAGGGACCTCAGCAGGTTCCTGGACGCGCTGTCGCTGTGCGTGCCGGGCCACGTGGAGCGGCTCATCAgggagacgaaggtcgagtggctCGTCGGGGACGTGAACATGGGGGTGTGCTTCCAGGCCGCCCGCAAGCTTGGCGTCCGGGTGGCCGCCGTGTTTCCCGCCTCTGCGGCGTGCCTGGGGACGCTGTTCAAGGTCCCACAGCTGATCGAGGAGGGTTACTTCTGCGATAAGGGATTAAGG CTAACACATCTTTCTGTACAACAAATTAACGCAGGCTTCCCAAAGCGGCACGGCTTGTTCGAGCTCGCCCCTGGGATGCCGCCGATGTGCCCATCGCAGATGCCGTGGAGCATCGACGGCGACGTCGCGGGGCAGGAGGTCGCCTACCAGCTGGTGACCCGGAACACCCAGGCGGCCCGCGTCCACGCCGAGGTCATCGTATGCAACTCGTTCCGCGACGCCGAGGCCGCGGCGCTCGAGCTGTTCCCCAGCATACTGCCCATCGGCCCGCTGTTCGCCGACGAGGAGCTGATGAGGCCCGTGGCGCAGATGCTGCCCGAGGACACGGGGTGCCTGCCGTGGCTCGACGCGCGGGCCGACGGCTCGGTCGTGTACATCGCGTTCGGCAGCTTCGCCATCGTCAACCCGCGCCAGTTCGAGGAGCTCGCGCTGGGGCTGGAGCGCACGGGCAGGCCGTTCCTCTGGGTGGTGCGACCGGGCTTCACGGCCGGCAACGAGCTGAGCAAGCAGGCGTGGTTCGACGAGTTCCAGTGCCGCGTTGCCGGTAGGGGCATGGTGGTTAGCTGGTGCCCCCAGCAGAAG GTCCTGGCGCACCGTGCGGTGGCGTGCTTCGTGTCCCATTGCGGGTGGAACTCGACCATGGAAGGGGTGAGGAACGGCGCGCGCTTCCTGTGCTGGCCATACTTCGTCGACCAGTTCGCGAACCGGAGTTACGTCTGCGACATCTGGAGGACCGGCTTGGCGGTGTCGCCCGGAGAAGATGGCGTCGTGACCAAGGAGGAGGTGAGCAGCAAGGTGGATCGAGTAGCCGGAGACGAGGGGATCGCAGACAGGGCACGGGTACTGAAGGATGCTGCTTGTAGGTGCGTCGCTGAGGGCGGCTCCTCGCACGAAAATTTCAATAGGTTCGTCCATCTCCTTCGCGGATGA